The DNA window AAACTCAAAATCAGCCAGAGCCTCTGATATCTCCAAGGCATCATTTGTGACTTGGTCACTCCACCTCAGATCTTCATTGTCATGAACACTATCCATGCAGAGCAGAAGAGATTCCAGGACATCGACTGCTACCTCAAACGCATCATGTCTCACTGTCCAGTTGGTACGGCAGGCCTCTTTCAGATCATTGGCCTTCTCTTCATTACCCTGGTAGAAAATGGAGATGGCATTCTCCAACTCCAATTGCAGTGAAGAAGCTTCATTGAAAAAAGACTCAATCTTCTTGAAAGTAGACATGACAATCTGAACGCCTGTCAAAGCCACTCCACTTGCCAGTGAGGCATTTAAGGCACAGGTGGATCTTGGTGTGTACACTGCTGTGGGGTACATCTCTGTGAGTTTGGTTGCAATGGTTTTTATTTTGCTAGAATGCACACCGGAGCTGAAGTGGGCCTGCCCTCTACAGTAGTCCATATTTAAACCCCACTTCCTTGTCACCTCAGTCAGCAGCCTCTCCATCAGGGTCTCATCTTCTCCCTCAAATAGAAGGAATCCCACAAAATCCTCCCGCAAGCAGTTGGCCTGGTCCAAAAAACGCAAGAACATGGGGAGGTGGCTCTCGCCAGAGATTTCAACCACATCGTCAGTGACTAATGAGAAGAAGCGAACCTCTCTGACTTCCCGTAAGAGCTCCTCACGGATGCAACTCTCACAAACCTCCATCATCTGCATCTGCTGGGTGAAGGTGCAGCACACTGCGTTCATAGCACTCATCTCAAACCTTTTCCTAAGAGCTTCGTCACCACCAGCATTCATTCGGTACTCCAACAATGCCTTGAAGTTGCTCGGAGTAAGGCACTTGCTCTCCTGCACCTCCTTGGTATGTCTATTCAGAGGTATGTTTTGTTTTCCCAATATTACAATAACTTCAAATAGTGATTTGAGGTATTCTCTATGCTCCTTCTCCTTAGAGGTCAGCTGGGTGGTGTCGTTTGTCTCAGGGTCATCTTGACCTTCCGCAAAATTTGTGTTAGCTTTTGACTGGTCCGCCGAGTCCTCTATAGACAAACAAATCAATATTGGGAAAAGAGGATTAAGGTAACTTTTTGCTTGTGGGTCCTGTGATCGTGCATTGTCTTatgatggagagaaagacagcCTTCATTGCTGGTCATTAAATTAAAATCTTGATTATTATCATATTACATTTTAAAACAGCCTCAACAAAAACTGTTGTTCAACGTAAATTGGATGCACAACTTACTTTTCCTCTCTTTCATTTGTCCTGCTTCAGCTTTACTCTACAATAGAAAGATAGAAACAGTCAATACCAAGCTGTTAGAAGAAGCCTTTAAAAATTGTAAGAAATACACTGAATATTTCACTTCTGATTTGGTAAATGGAGAAGAAACCCATACCAGCTCTTTAATCCTCTTGCGTTGCCTAGATTGTGGATTATTGAGGTGGCTTGTTAAGTCAAAGATGGTTGGTGTGGCATTATCCTTCAGCTTTGTCCTGCAAGGACTCTGAAAATATGAAAGATAAGAGATTAACATAACCTATTTGATGGGAATGTAGCACTGGGGTGCACATCTCTGTTCAACTACATCCATTTCAAATATTAAAGCTACATATTTAACTTTTTGGGTGATGacaattcacatagaaatgttaaTCAATCTCATTGAACGCAAGTCTAAGAAGTAGGTCAGTTCTATGTGATATATTTATATGCTTCCTTTTCTTAagttttgcatcttttactttcggtattgtacaccagctttaaactaaaaatacaatattttggttattgaaaatatatttcacagcggtttagatggtacaatgatccTCTACACTttcattgcttgttttgtcaaacTTAAATTatactattagaattttagccaCCAGaaaatggcagagcaatttctCCATGTTGCACCTTTATATGCTTCAGTTAGGCCAAAGAAACATTAAGCTCGAGCATCAACATCACTTACTGCTTTACATATCATGGATGGTTCAAAGTGGTTAACACAAAGTCTGTAGtgtctgtttagctggtcaggtGTTTTATCTTCAAGATCCTTGCAATGGCAGTTGTCCACCCACTGCTTGCATCTGTGcaagacaaacaaaacaaaattaaAATGTATACAATTAACTATCACTGAACATAGGAGACtagtgaggggaggacggctcataaatgGCTGGAATGAAGCAAAGGGAATGGCATCAAAtgtatgtatttgataccattacacccattccgctccagtcattaccacgagcccgtgcTCCCCAATTAAGGTAACACCAACCTCCTATGATGACTACCATAGACGACAATGGTATAATCACGTGTGCCACGTTGACAAGAACATGCAAACTAAAACATTGTGTTATTCCGAAAGCCATCTCTAGTAAACTAGCTTTCTGGTGTTAAAAATAAGCCCTACTGATTTACAAAACTCAAAAGGCTAGCTATGCAATTATCTCTGCAAGCATGCAGCAAAACTAACTAGTAGGCGAGATACTACTCGAAGCACATCTCTGGCGGACAGCTAACGTTAGGCTACATTTCCGTGCAATTAAAAGACAGTACATTACGTAATGTCAAGCAATGAACCACGACTTAGTCAGATTGGTACTATACCTTTCAGTGTCGCTTGGAAACCTGAATAATGGCGATGCTGACTCATTGCTTCTTGTGGTGCAATTCGGTGCGGCGCAAAAGTTCGACATTGTTAGTTTTGCTAATATGCTGCTCTTCAAAAGTAAATTTGAATATTCACTTTACCCTGAAATTACTAAAGAATAGACGAGCGTACTGCGTGGCCTTGAgtcctggaggaaacaacaggaCGCGCGAAAAATCATCTTCCCACAATGCTTTGCTAACGTCACATCCCAGTGCGCATGTCTGTCACAATATTAAACGCTATTTGGGTCGTTGGGATGCCTTAACcgttttaaatgtcaacttcaattgGGTAGGGAGTCCACTCAACAACAGAGAAACACGAACCTTGTTTCAACTATACCttatgccttattggaatggttTTATTGATAATGtcttttggaaaaaagtttggatgttgccacacacatacgtACTTATTAACAAAATGAAGGAACTTTCTTTTAAAATGATtaataaatattatcctgccaaccactatatgaagaagtaaaaaaaaacgttttttaaattgtaccttttgtaatgaccacccagaaacagtgttgcatcttttttggcattgtatccATGTAAGGaatctgtggcaagacatcaggagatttacaatttaatacatttatgaagattttacactattacAGATAAATGTGCTGCTTGGATTCTGTACTTATGGTAGAAATAAGTTGAAACAAttttatgtaattcatttcatTATTATTTTGGCCAAATTgtatattcacaaatgtaaattgACAAGCAAAACACCACATTTTATTACCTTGCAAAAATAAATGGAActatattttaagacaattaaagaCTCTGGCAacaaaaaaagctgttagaattataAATGTGTTCCCCCATGTACTTTTTGTATTGATTAGttatgaataaaataaaaaagacagcCAATGTCAGCCAAAAAACGAAAATGTCAAACATTTCCGAATTAAACGTGTTAGCGCCATCTACTGCATGGAGGAAGCATGTTAGACTACGTAACATTTCTAGATGTGCGTGCTggcaattttttaatttttttatttaacctttatttaaccaggtaggccagttgagaaaaagttctcatttacaactgcgacctggccaagataaagcaaagcagtgccacaaaaacaacagagttacgcataaacaaaagtacagtcaataacacaaaataaaatacaaatctatgtacagtgtgtgcaaatgtagaagagtagggaggtagccaataaataggccatagcaaAGATACAAAAATTACAATTTATATtaatatttccgttagggaacgcctactctgtgaagtgtgcATGTGCACTCTTTCTAAACAAAGCAATTTTTTAAAACTTAGGTTAAAGTTTACAAATCGTAGTCCACTCTGTTCTTAACATAttgtagttttgggaacagaaaactctattgtgatcaaatgtttcatcgatgagaaaatgtgcagaatatTTGACAAAATCTATCTCGTTCGAACTTCTCCCACTAGTGAGAGGAGgtaatatggtagtgagaggtgGGCTCCCTCTCACTACCAtacttggtagtgagtggaattgccaagcggatgcttcacatttaaacatccagtgaaatatatgtctcattgttctaccttcttgttttgtattatgttccatttattttttattaaaacactcactccctgagcTTGCTTCTCGACTCTCAGTGCACATCGTtacatagtcccactaagcccaaaccagatgggatggcgtatcgctgcagaatgctgtggtctccatgctggttaagtgtgccttgacttctgaataaatcagacagtgtcaccagcaaagcaccccacacaaAATCACACCTCGTCCTCCaatcttcacggtgggaaccacacatgtggttatcatccgttcacctactctgcatctcacaaagacacagtggttggaaccaaaattctccaatttggactcatcagaccaaaggacagatttccaccggtctaatgtccatttgcTCCTgtctcttggcccaagcaagtctcttcttattattggtgtcctataGTGGTGGTTCCTCTCCAGCAATTCAACTatgaaggcttgattcatgcagtctcttctgaacagtttatgttgagatgtgtctgttactggtactgtatatcagtacACTCTTAATTTAAGCATTACGAAACGTGtattcgatcaaataaacctcacTTAGCAAGTAAGCccttgaccaaattcgacactcattgacctccatacaaaaactccttgctTGGTGGGCGAAACAACGAAAGCATGCCACCTGAGGGACGGAGACAGATGGGCCTCTCTTCTTTTCTGGAGGTTCAAAACCGTATTTTAACCTTGGGTGGTTCaatccctgaatgctgattggctgaaagccatggtatatcagactgtataccaaggatattacatttatttttactgttgcAATTACGTAGGTAACCAGATTATTATAGCAGTAAGGctacctctggggtttgtggtatattgaccatataccacaccccctcggtcCTTATTGCTTAAATGGATCATGGTttaattgtgactgactgacctacAAATAATGACTAGTTATTTATGACGCAAGCGTTCACTGTTGGCTGCAATGTCAAACAAGCCCAGTGGCACTAAGAGAGGACGCCGTGGAGGTGTCCTGTGTGCAAGtatgtatttggtattttattaggatccccattagctgttgcaaaagcagcaggtactcttcctggggtccacaccaAACACAAACGATTAATACAGAAcgacataacacagaacatcaatagacaagaacagctaaaggacagaactacatacatgtttttaaaggcacacatagcctacatatcaatacatacatacaaactatctaggtcaaataggggagaggcgttgctttatctgttttttgaaaccaggtttgcggTTTATtttagcaatatgagatggaaggaagttccatgcatgTGATGACCATTTCCTAACTGTTATGTCAATAAAGTTATGTCTCCTCTTTGAATGAGTTAAAATAATGCCTCTCTCGGCCCCTCTTCCAGTTTTTTGACGAAATTGAAAATGTATCAGTTTTCCCTTTCACGAGGTTGGCAAacgttttacaggctcctaaccaattgtgctattgtgagTGTTTTTTCAAGTTATAACTTACTTTGTACATAATGCTTCTGCCACCGTCTTGTGACTGTAaacagcttctggatatcagaacagcaatCTCGTACTGGACaaagtttttttatttaacaagtggacgcaaaggatttacttcagacaccggaCAAGGCCTAATCCCTGTCCTTTgcatgaagaagagacagagatataggggtCGTAGGTCAGGGTGCATTGTAAGAATCCAACGGCGAGCTgttaacccgcctctaccatcagtcctattagccaacgtgcaatcattggataataaactggatgagctccgatcaagactatcctaccaaaatactgtaatatcttatgtttcacagtcgtggctgaacgacgacatggataacattcagctggctgggttttccttgcatcggcaagatagaacagctgcctccaaacaagaaaatgctcatccagagacggcgctcctagtggcaggGACttaaatgcagggaaacttaaatccgttttctACCAGCCTGTTACgtgtgcaaccagagaaaaaaaaactctagaccacctttactccacacacagagacgtgtacaaagctctccctccctgattcctgcttacaagcaaaaactaaagcaggaagtaccagtgactcgctcaatacggaagtggtcagacgaCGCAGAtcctaaactacaggactgttttgcaagcacagactggaatatgttccgggattcttctgatgggaTTGAGTACACCACCTTAGTCACTCACTGCCTTCAATacgtgcatcgatgatgtcgccccaacagtgactgtatgtacataccccaaccagaagccatggattacaggcaacatccacactgagctaaagggtagagctgccacatTCAAGGAGCAGGAATCTAATCCAGCTATGCCCtccaacaaaccatcaaacaggcattacaggactaagattgaattttactacaccggctctgacactcatctgatgtggcagggcttgcaaactattatggagtACAAAGGGAAAAACAccgccgtgagctgcccagtgacgggaggctaccagacgagctaaattacttctatgcacgcttcgaggcaagcaacactgaagcatgcatgagagcaccagctgttcgaGACGACTGTGGGATCACGCTCTCCGGGGTCAGACGGACTACCAGGACGCGTAcaccaagcatgcgctgaccaactggcaagtgccttcactgacatttttaacccatccctgaccgagtctgtaataccaacatgtttcaagcagaccaccatagtccctgtgcccaagaacaccaagataacctgcctaaataactacaAGTCTGTAGTCATAAAATtatttgaaaggctgatcatggctcacatcaacatcattac is part of the Oncorhynchus clarkii lewisi isolate Uvic-CL-2024 chromosome 10, UVic_Ocla_1.0, whole genome shotgun sequence genome and encodes:
- the LOC139418273 gene encoding 52 kDa repressor of the inhibitor of the protein kinase-like produces the protein MSNFCAAPNCTTRSNESASPLFRFPSDTERCKQWVDNCHCKDLEDKTPDQLNRHYRLCVNHFEPSMICKASPCRTKLKDNATPTIFDLTSHLNNPQSRQRKRIKELSKAEAGQMKERKKDSADQSKANTNFAEGQDDPETNDTTQLTSKEKEHREYLKSLFEVIVILGKQNIPLNRHTKEVQESKCLTPSNFKALLEYRMNAGGDEALRKRFEMSAMNAVCCTFTQQMQMMEVCESCIREELLREVREVRFFSLVTDDVVEISGESHLPMFLRFLDQANCLREDFVGFLLFEGEDETLMERLLTEVTRKWGLNMDYCRGQAHFSSGVHSSKIKTIATKLTEMYPTAVYTPRSTCALNASLASGVALTGVQIVMSTFKKIESFFNEASSLQLELENAISIFYQGNEEKANDLKEACRTNWTVRHDAFEVAVDVLESLLLCMDSVHDNEDLRWSDQVTNDALEISEALADFEFVATLVVLKNTLSFTRAFGKNLQGPTMDVYFAANSLTAVLHSLNEVSDNIDVYHEFWFEEAVNLAAALEIPVKVPRLYLRKHHAESGTEIQPESYFKEHLTAPVVSHVINELNDLFSENHLNALRCLTLVPAVMGQLKFNTSEENNVEMYRNDLPNADTLPTELHCWRVKWKHRGKVTLPSTVHETLQLAEVKFFPNVLAFLRVLCNLPVLSLDVDGDASRKRFQMYLENTPDKHRSKTLAFLNIHYNARHDLDVMVDSYIKMYPENESHEQVCQPVD